From Bacteroidota bacterium, one genomic window encodes:
- a CDS encoding HAMP domain-containing protein has product MKFSIYRKLLSSFVLIIVLMVAANVYVLWQLHEVTTTTSLTFRNDVRSINLAKQLQVVLDDEEQYAEKYLIRRDSSYLPLFSQQAGLFNQLADSMYDAMPSATEIDLLFRLRTGHRWFVENLESEITKHARGGRGIVSLSHEHLDSLGVMHELVDKIIRLNELEVSNSVSGISEAMVRSSNVAWLITVGALLVALTVALVITRTLVQPIRTLIRGTENIARGIFDPIEVKSRDEMAWLARAVNEMSSRLKQINDLKTEMLHHISHELRTPLQTMLSAQYLLAEQKRGPLNEEQKRLVSSIKEGIRKLTVFSNQFLDIQKIEHGAMEYAFDRMNLLETITPTVDDATLVGAEKEISVSFTHEADLPDIKGDAEKIPQVFSNLLSNAIKYTEPGGTIRVHVAKHKKGIRTTVSDSGAGISREDVPRIFTKFYQAKNAKKGTGIGLALVKHLVEAHKGKISVESELGKGTTFTVDLPAMTSAAKSHTAPSRIKEETA; this is encoded by the coding sequence GTGAAATTTTCCATCTATCGAAAACTGTTGTCGAGCTTCGTGTTGATCATCGTTTTGATGGTCGCCGCGAATGTGTATGTGTTGTGGCAACTGCACGAAGTCACCACAACAACCAGCCTCACATTCCGGAACGATGTCCGCTCAATCAATCTCGCAAAACAACTCCAGGTTGTGTTGGACGACGAGGAGCAGTACGCCGAGAAATACTTGATCCGGCGTGATAGTTCGTATCTCCCTCTTTTCTCCCAGCAAGCCGGATTATTCAACCAACTCGCCGATTCGATGTACGATGCAATGCCCAGTGCAACCGAGATCGATTTGCTGTTTCGATTGCGCACAGGACACAGGTGGTTCGTTGAGAACCTGGAAAGCGAAATCACGAAACATGCACGGGGAGGAAGGGGGATTGTCAGCCTCAGCCACGAGCATCTGGACAGCCTTGGCGTTATGCATGAATTGGTGGACAAAATCATCCGGCTGAACGAACTTGAAGTGAGTAATTCCGTTTCGGGTATCAGCGAGGCAATGGTACGTTCTTCAAACGTTGCGTGGCTCATTACCGTGGGCGCCTTGCTCGTGGCGCTGACCGTCGCGTTAGTAATCACCAGAACTCTTGTACAACCCATCCGTACGTTGATCAGGGGAACGGAGAATATCGCCAGAGGCATTTTCGACCCCATCGAAGTGAAATCGCGGGACGAAATGGCTTGGCTTGCGAGGGCTGTCAACGAAATGAGTTCCCGCTTGAAGCAAATTAACGACCTGAAAACCGAGATGCTCCACCATATCTCGCACGAGTTGCGTACTCCGTTGCAAACCATGCTCTCGGCCCAGTATCTTCTTGCCGAGCAGAAACGCGGCCCATTAAACGAAGAGCAGAAACGCCTTGTTTCCTCTATCAAAGAGGGAATCAGAAAACTGACGGTTTTCAGCAACCAGTTTCTGGACATTCAGAAGATCGAGCACGGCGCCATGGAGTACGCATTCGACCGGATGAATTTGCTGGAAACAATAACGCCGACGGTGGATGACGCTACGTTAGTCGGGGCCGAAAAAGAGATCTCTGTTTCGTTCACCCACGAAGCCGATCTCCCCGATATCAAAGGAGATGCGGAAAAGATTCCGCAAGTCTTCAGCAACTTGTTGAGTAATGCCATCAAGTATACCGAACCGGGTGGAACGATTCGCGTTCACGTCGCAAAACACAAGAAGGGAATTCGCACAACAGTGTCGGACTCCGGCGCCGGAATCTCCCGCGAAGATGTACCCCGCATCTTCACGAAATTCTATCAAGCAAAGAATGCGAAGAAGGGAACGGGAATCGGACTGGCTCTTGTGAAACATCTCGTTGAAGCACACAAGGGGAAGATTTCGGTTGAGAGTGAACTCGGCAAGGGCACAACATTTACAGTTGACTTGCCGGCTATGACTTCCGCGGCAAAATCACACACCGCGCCATCACGAATCAAAGAGGAAACAGCATGA
- the acpS gene encoding holo-ACP synthase codes for MVKGIGVDIIEIDRITKSMAELGDSFLHKVFTSGEIAYCSAKTTAAQHYAARFAAKEALSKALSTGWAGEFRWKDVEVINETSGQPRIELHGSLKQSLEHCSVLVSLSHSASHVVAMVVIEERVR; via the coding sequence ATGGTCAAAGGAATCGGCGTCGATATCATAGAGATCGATCGCATAACAAAGAGTATGGCCGAACTGGGAGACTCCTTCCTGCACAAGGTATTCACTTCCGGCGAAATCGCGTACTGTTCGGCAAAAACGACAGCCGCCCAACATTACGCGGCTCGCTTTGCGGCAAAAGAAGCGCTGAGCAAAGCACTTTCCACGGGCTGGGCGGGCGAGTTCCGGTGGAAGGATGTCGAGGTAATAAATGAAACATCGGGGCAGCCGCGTATCGAACTGCACGGTTCGCTGAAGCAATCGCTTGAGCATTGCTCGGTGTTGGTATCGCTTTCCCATTCGGCATCGCATGTGGTCGCGATGGTTGTTATCGAGGAACGAGTACGGTGA
- a CDS encoding HAD-IA family hydrolase: MIKAVIFDLDNTLVDFMAMKRQAITAAIDSMIDAGLKLSREEVQARIDAIYKERGIEFQNVFDQLLYDIFQKVDYKILSAGIIAYRRAREAALVPYPHVNLTLVSLVKRGLKLAVISDAPSREAWLRLCYLNLHHMFDHVITFDDTGERKPSPVPFLKALELLQVQPHEAIMVGDWAERDMVGAAQVGITTVFARYGDTFGTVESNARYDINDVSELLDVIEQENSRA, encoded by the coding sequence ATGATCAAAGCGGTTATTTTCGATCTTGACAATACACTCGTCGATTTCATGGCGATGAAGAGACAAGCCATCACCGCGGCAATCGATTCGATGATCGATGCGGGCCTGAAACTCTCCCGCGAAGAAGTGCAGGCACGGATCGACGCCATTTACAAGGAACGGGGTATTGAGTTTCAGAATGTGTTCGACCAATTGCTGTATGATATTTTTCAGAAGGTTGATTACAAGATTCTTTCAGCGGGAATTATTGCCTATCGGCGGGCACGGGAAGCTGCCCTTGTCCCGTATCCGCATGTCAACTTAACGCTTGTTTCGCTAGTCAAGCGCGGCTTGAAACTCGCAGTCATTTCCGATGCCCCGAGCAGGGAAGCGTGGCTGCGTCTCTGTTATTTGAATCTTCATCACATGTTTGATCATGTGATTACATTCGACGATACCGGGGAACGCAAGCCAAGTCCGGTACCGTTTCTGAAAGCACTGGAACTGTTGCAGGTTCAACCTCACGAAGCAATTATGGTGGGCGATTGGGCCGAACGCGATATGGTGGGAGCCGCACAAGTCGGCATAACAACAGTGTTTGCGCGATACGGCGACACGTTCGGAACAGTTGAATCCAACGCCCGGTATGATATTAACGACGTATCAGAGTTGCTGGACGTCATTGAACAGGAAAATTCTCGGGCCTGA
- a CDS encoding HAMP domain-containing protein codes for MKNMFAFRHWSVSRKILLGILPLFLAFIALSVAANNYYQERQVMEQAQIAAHTYAEIIRESLVSMMVNNLEVDKDFLARATLLQPFDTLHITVNNLKLRPEVLAEKGISHSESRYRTLIPHDDVEMNVLKTGEPVFVRMGDQFRGVVPFNATDVCQKCHAVPVGYTLGAVDLHISFSQISSAARDNWSRSFLIFVGFTIVATVLASLMFRRFVSQPVDKLVKATAEISSGNLDYAIEHNKTHSAGSRDELEYLSSQFDAMRESLKEKIGQLDEVNKDLAERNEQLEQALARLKEAQKELLRSERLAATGKMTAQLSHEINNPIHNIQSLLQSSLRKIEGPAQELVALALEEVTRMSKLTRQMLDFYRGSMLDFEKTPVDLPDLLDHLLKENRETLSEYGINTSVEVAAGLPSVLGSRDKLKQVFLNLILNARDAMRDGGTLTMRLTDHDNIITVSVSDTGSGILPENLGRIFDAFFTTKKEVSGVGLGLSVTYGIIRQHGGTIRVASAPGKGATFTIELPAARTCHD; via the coding sequence ATGAAGAACATGTTTGCATTCCGGCACTGGTCCGTGTCAAGAAAGATTCTTCTTGGCATACTGCCTCTGTTTCTCGCATTCATCGCGTTAAGCGTTGCCGCAAACAACTACTATCAAGAGCGGCAGGTGATGGAACAGGCACAGATAGCAGCGCATACCTACGCCGAAATTATTCGTGAATCACTTGTCAGCATGATGGTGAACAACCTGGAAGTGGACAAGGATTTTCTCGCACGCGCCACGCTCCTTCAGCCGTTCGACACGCTGCACATAACAGTCAACAACCTGAAACTTCGCCCTGAAGTGCTGGCCGAAAAGGGAATCTCTCATAGCGAGAGCCGGTATCGGACGTTGATACCGCATGATGATGTTGAGATGAACGTATTGAAAACCGGCGAGCCGGTGTTTGTTCGCATGGGAGATCAATTCAGAGGTGTTGTGCCGTTCAACGCCACCGATGTATGTCAGAAATGTCACGCTGTTCCGGTTGGGTACACTTTGGGGGCTGTGGATCTGCACATTTCGTTTTCACAAATTTCCAGTGCGGCAAGAGATAATTGGAGCCGTTCATTTCTTATTTTTGTCGGGTTTACGATAGTGGCAACCGTGCTTGCAAGTTTAATGTTCCGGCGATTCGTGTCACAACCCGTTGACAAACTTGTCAAGGCGACTGCGGAAATCAGCAGCGGCAATCTCGACTACGCGATTGAACACAACAAGACACATTCTGCCGGATCGCGTGATGAGCTTGAATATCTCTCGTCGCAATTTGACGCGATGCGCGAGTCCCTGAAAGAGAAAATCGGTCAGCTTGATGAGGTCAACAAGGATCTTGCCGAGCGTAATGAGCAACTCGAACAGGCGCTCGCTCGTTTAAAAGAGGCGCAGAAGGAACTCCTTAGAAGTGAACGACTTGCAGCAACAGGAAAGATGACAGCGCAATTGTCGCATGAAATCAACAATCCGATTCACAACATCCAGAGCCTGTTGCAATCATCTCTCCGCAAAATTGAAGGACCTGCCCAAGAGCTGGTTGCATTGGCCCTCGAAGAAGTGACCCGGATGTCGAAGTTGACACGGCAAATGCTGGACTTTTATCGCGGTTCAATGCTCGACTTCGAGAAAACCCCTGTCGATCTTCCGGATCTTCTCGACCACCTTCTCAAGGAGAATCGGGAGACTCTGTCGGAATACGGTATTAACACATCGGTTGAGGTTGCCGCGGGGCTCCCGTCTGTTCTCGGATCACGCGACAAGCTGAAGCAGGTATTTCTGAATTTGATTCTGAATGCCCGCGATGCAATGCGGGATGGAGGAACATTGACAATGCGATTGACCGATCACGACAACATCATAACAGTGAGTGTGTCTGATACAGGAAGCGGAATTTTGCCGGAAAACCTCGGACGAATTTTTGATGCTTTCTTCACCACCAAGAAAGAAGTAAGCGGCGTCGGGCTTGGTCTTTCCGTCACCTACGGAATTATCCGGCAGCACGGAGGCACAATTCGTGTCGCCAGTGCGCCCGGCAAAGGCGCAACCTTTACCATAGAACTTCCTGCTGCGAGAACATGTCATGACTAA
- a CDS encoding sigma-54-dependent Fis family transcriptional regulator — protein MTKEPSPAVQRERVLVVDDDKAFRIATKTLLEDEGYGVVLATSGEEALSALRANEVDIMLSDLVMTKMTGIQLLEKVKAIHPHLMVIMVTGFGSISTAVEAMHLGATDYLTKPCNNTELLLKIRRALDVQQKDRELRLLREQLHATYSFGNMLSRSEKMKNVMHSIRQVADTDVTILIQGESGTGKELVARALHYNSNRSEKQFVAVNCSAIPENLLESELFGHEKGAFTGALKQKAGKFEEGNGGTLFLDEIGDLAPSVQTKLLRVLQEKTFERVGGNTPVKVDTRIVAATNRNLEMMTRDGDFREDLFFRLNVFPIHLPPLRERLEDIPLLAEHFLSRHAELSGGRVKSISPLVITDMMNYNWRGNIRELENLMKRAIIKTTGETIMTIELPTNEHAPSSAKEPVAEVDLNTPYKDYISAIVRDAEEKYLTRMLRLYKGNINQIAKLMEIDRKTVYRKMAEYSIDPAAFREAN, from the coding sequence ATGACTAAAGAGCCATCACCGGCGGTACAACGTGAGCGAGTGCTGGTTGTAGATGACGACAAGGCATTTCGCATTGCAACAAAAACCCTGTTGGAAGATGAAGGGTACGGTGTTGTGCTTGCAACAAGCGGAGAAGAGGCGCTCTCCGCGTTACGGGCAAATGAAGTGGACATTATGCTGTCCGATCTCGTGATGACGAAGATGACGGGAATTCAGTTGCTTGAAAAAGTGAAAGCCATCCACCCTCATCTCATGGTCATCATGGTGACCGGGTTCGGCTCCATTTCCACAGCAGTCGAGGCCATGCATCTCGGCGCAACCGACTATCTGACGAAGCCCTGCAACAATACGGAGCTTCTGCTGAAGATCCGCAGGGCTCTTGATGTACAACAGAAGGACCGTGAGTTGCGGCTGCTCCGCGAGCAGCTTCATGCCACGTACAGTTTTGGCAATATGCTGTCGCGCAGCGAGAAAATGAAGAATGTCATGCACAGCATCCGGCAGGTTGCCGACACCGACGTGACCATCCTGATTCAGGGGGAAAGCGGAACAGGAAAAGAACTTGTCGCGCGCGCATTGCATTACAACAGCAACCGGAGCGAGAAGCAGTTCGTGGCGGTCAACTGTTCGGCAATACCCGAGAATCTTCTCGAAAGCGAGCTTTTCGGACATGAAAAGGGGGCGTTCACAGGGGCCCTCAAGCAGAAAGCGGGCAAGTTCGAAGAAGGAAATGGAGGCACACTGTTTCTTGATGAGATCGGCGATCTTGCCCCCTCTGTACAAACGAAGCTACTGCGTGTACTTCAGGAGAAGACCTTCGAGCGAGTCGGCGGAAACACTCCGGTCAAAGTGGATACACGCATCGTTGCTGCGACAAACAGAAATCTGGAAATGATGACGCGTGACGGCGATTTCCGGGAAGATCTGTTTTTCAGGCTGAATGTGTTTCCGATTCATCTCCCGCCGTTGCGCGAACGGCTGGAAGATATTCCGTTGCTCGCGGAACATTTCCTCTCGCGTCATGCCGAGCTTTCGGGTGGGCGAGTGAAATCCATTTCGCCCTTGGTGATTACCGACATGATGAATTATAATTGGCGCGGCAATATTCGTGAACTGGAGAACTTGATGAAACGGGCTATCATTAAAACAACGGGAGAGACGATCATGACAATCGAGCTGCCGACGAATGAACACGCGCCATCCTCCGCGAAAGAACCTGTCGCCGAGGTCGACCTCAACACTCCCTACAAGGACTATATCAGCGCGATTGTAAGGGATGCAGAGGAAAAATACCTGACGCGAATGCTCCGGTTATACAAGGGCAACATCAACCAGATAGCAAAGTTGATGGAGATCGACCGGAAAACCGTCTACCGGAAAATGGCGGAATACTCAATCGATCCGGCCGCGTTCCGCGAAGCGAACTGA
- a CDS encoding tetratricopeptide repeat protein, giving the protein MGRIVGKILDFIPKQPDKFGFERVRKRKKTRFPNKGQLNLFSPAAAQLLKLPTNIGPFEEALLLDERDDARAEEAYLRAIEEGDDVADAYCNVGIIMSKRGMTAQAFDCFTKSLELDPRHFESHYNLGNLYFEAGDLRLARMHYELAAEVVPDHAGTYFNLGLVHAMNNDVVSALNSLGKYKSLASKEEGNKADDLLENLQRVMNVQR; this is encoded by the coding sequence TTGGGTAGAATAGTGGGAAAAATTCTCGACTTCATACCGAAGCAACCCGACAAATTCGGTTTCGAGCGTGTCCGAAAGCGTAAGAAGACCCGATTTCCGAACAAGGGACAATTGAATCTGTTTTCGCCCGCGGCAGCCCAACTCCTGAAGCTGCCGACAAACATCGGGCCTTTCGAGGAAGCGTTGCTCCTGGATGAACGCGACGATGCACGCGCCGAGGAGGCCTATCTGCGCGCCATCGAGGAGGGCGATGATGTTGCCGATGCGTATTGCAATGTCGGCATTATCATGTCAAAACGGGGCATGACAGCACAAGCATTTGATTGCTTCACGAAGTCGCTTGAACTCGACCCGCGGCATTTCGAATCCCATTACAATCTGGGAAATCTGTACTTCGAAGCGGGCGATTTACGCCTTGCAAGAATGCACTATGAACTGGCCGCCGAAGTCGTGCCGGATCATGCAGGCACATATTTCAATCTCGGGCTGGTTCATGCGATGAACAACGATGTTGTTTCCGCTCTCAACTCGCTGGGCAAGTACAAATCGTTGGCGTCGAAAGAGGAAGGCAACAAAGCCGACGATCTCTTGGAAAATCTGCAACGCGTGATGAACGTTCAACGCTGA
- a CDS encoding Ku protein, producing MRAIWKGHIRFSLVTIPVRIYNAVDTDQTIRFNQLHKEDHGPIGYDKKCKKCSKVVTSEDIVKGYPYEPDRFVIVEKDDLDKLKLKSTKIIEIEGFIDAKEVHPTLYEAPYYAGPDSPVAVKAYALLAATLKETGKMGIGKVVLRDREDVVMIAPQENGICLYKLRSPKEVRKIGEVPQLDSKGVDKKQLELAKNLVESMKTSLNKLDLTDKYNDALREMIEAKIEGKQIVTVEEEEKPIVDIMTALKQSIEQAKTQRKPMEKAKGEKKKVAAKASANGKHAKAKKVKAA from the coding sequence ATGAGAGCAATCTGGAAGGGCCATATTCGCTTCTCGCTTGTCACAATTCCCGTTCGCATTTACAATGCAGTGGATACGGATCAGACAATCCGCTTCAATCAACTTCATAAGGAAGACCACGGACCGATCGGGTACGACAAGAAATGCAAGAAATGCAGCAAAGTCGTCACCTCCGAGGATATCGTGAAAGGATACCCGTATGAACCCGACAGGTTTGTGATTGTTGAAAAGGATGATCTCGACAAGCTGAAGCTGAAAAGTACAAAGATTATCGAGATCGAAGGTTTTATTGACGCGAAGGAGGTTCACCCGACACTCTACGAAGCACCGTACTATGCCGGCCCTGACAGCCCGGTTGCCGTAAAGGCGTATGCCCTTCTTGCGGCAACGTTGAAAGAAACGGGCAAGATGGGAATCGGCAAAGTGGTGTTGCGTGACCGTGAAGATGTTGTGATGATTGCGCCGCAGGAAAACGGCATATGCCTCTACAAGCTCCGCTCACCGAAGGAAGTCCGCAAGATCGGCGAGGTGCCACAACTCGACAGCAAAGGTGTTGATAAAAAACAGTTGGAGCTTGCAAAAAATCTTGTTGAATCCATGAAGACATCGCTTAACAAGCTCGATCTGACCGACAAGTACAACGACGCATTGCGTGAGATGATCGAAGCCAAAATCGAGGGCAAGCAGATTGTGACCGTCGAGGAGGAAGAGAAGCCGATTGTTGACATCATGACGGCGTTGAAGCAAAGTATCGAGCAGGCAAAAACGCAGCGCAAGCCGATGGAAAAAGCAAAGGGCGAGAAGAAGAAAGTCGCGGCAAAGGCCTCCGCAAACGGAAAACACGCAAAGGCAAAGAAAGTGAAAGCCGCATGA
- a CDS encoding tetratricopeptide repeat protein, with protein sequence MPKSTAAIVFLSFTLAACGPPEPRLIPLFENLSHYNRNVTTKNEEAQKYFDQGFTLYYGFNHEAAILSFRQASILDSLCAMTWWGQAISAGPNINNPAMDSSAALAAWEALQKAKGVAVYASPVEQDLIFALAARYTWPPPDDRRPLDIEYANAMRRVWENYPDDPDVGALFADAMMNLRPWDLWTPAGTPQPGTPEIVATLERVLELQPNHPGACHFYIHTMEASPTPGKALPAADSLRHRVPGAGHLVHMPSHIDIRVGHYDEAVKANQRAIIADTAWIQRGGFYTFYRAHNFHFLAYAAMFEGRKELAMKAARDMVEQIPLEVVREYADYLDGFIAVPTHVMVRFGMWEEILSEPKPPDDLIATTAFWHYGRTVAFAASGRVPEATAELDAFKKVAAAVPESRLNGNNPVRTILQVGLRMAEGELEYRRKNYPKAFTLLRQAVQFDDSLRYDEPWGWMMPVRHSLGALLLEQGRIKEAEEVYRRDLERHPNNGWALKGLASCLHRSGKHEEAAAIDEKFKAAWARSDIPLKTSCFCSPGDAL encoded by the coding sequence ATGCCCAAGTCAACTGCCGCCATTGTGTTTCTTTCTTTCACGCTCGCAGCATGCGGGCCGCCCGAACCCCGCCTCATTCCGTTGTTTGAGAATCTCTCACACTATAACCGCAACGTGACGACAAAAAACGAGGAAGCGCAGAAATACTTCGATCAGGGTTTCACGCTGTATTACGGCTTCAATCATGAGGCGGCGATCCTTTCGTTCCGGCAGGCATCGATATTGGACTCGCTGTGCGCAATGACGTGGTGGGGTCAAGCAATCTCGGCAGGCCCGAATATTAACAATCCGGCAATGGACAGTAGCGCTGCGCTTGCTGCGTGGGAGGCCTTGCAGAAAGCAAAGGGCGTTGCGGTGTATGCCTCGCCGGTTGAGCAGGATCTGATCTTCGCTCTCGCGGCACGCTACACATGGCCCCCTCCGGATGATCGGAGACCACTCGATATTGAGTATGCGAATGCAATGCGTCGTGTGTGGGAGAACTATCCGGACGACCCGGATGTCGGCGCGTTGTTCGCCGACGCCATGATGAATCTTCGTCCGTGGGATTTATGGACTCCGGCGGGTACGCCACAACCCGGCACGCCTGAAATTGTTGCTACGCTTGAGCGTGTGCTTGAACTGCAGCCGAATCATCCCGGTGCATGCCATTTCTACATTCACACAATGGAGGCTTCACCGACTCCCGGGAAAGCCCTTCCGGCGGCAGACTCGCTCCGGCATCGCGTGCCGGGAGCGGGGCATCTTGTTCATATGCCGTCGCATATTGATATCCGTGTCGGTCACTACGATGAGGCGGTGAAGGCGAACCAGCGCGCAATCATTGCGGATACCGCGTGGATTCAACGCGGCGGATTTTACACATTCTACCGGGCGCATAATTTTCATTTTCTTGCCTATGCGGCGATGTTCGAGGGAAGAAAAGAACTGGCCATGAAGGCTGCGCGTGATATGGTCGAGCAAATCCCTCTTGAAGTGGTGCGCGAATATGCCGACTACCTCGACGGATTTATAGCGGTTCCGACTCATGTGATGGTACGCTTCGGAATGTGGGAGGAAATTCTGAGCGAACCGAAACCGCCGGACGATCTTATCGCGACAACGGCCTTCTGGCACTATGGCCGCACGGTGGCTTTCGCCGCCTCGGGTCGCGTTCCGGAAGCCACGGCCGAGTTGGATGCGTTTAAGAAAGTCGCAGCCGCAGTACCGGAAAGTCGGTTGAACGGCAACAATCCTGTCAGAACAATCCTGCAAGTCGGACTTCGGATGGCGGAAGGCGAACTCGAGTATCGCCGGAAGAACTATCCCAAGGCATTTACCCTGTTACGGCAAGCCGTACAGTTCGATGATTCACTCCGGTATGATGAACCCTGGGGGTGGATGATGCCCGTGCGCCATTCGCTGGGCGCTTTGTTGCTTGAGCAGGGTCGCATCAAAGAGGCGGAGGAAGTCTATCGCAGGGATTTGGAACGGCATCCGAACAATGGCTGGGCATTGAAGGGGCTTGCATCATGTCTGCACCGAAGCGGCAAACATGAAGAGGCGGCCGCGATCGATGAGAAGTTCAAAGCCGCCTGGGCACGGTCGGATATTCCGTTGAAGACGTCGTGCTTCTGCAGTCCGGGAGATGCCCTTTGA
- a CDS encoding T9SS type A sorting domain-containing protein, with translation MICKIQTYTFLFFLIPCVANAWQLSFPQDTIAYNDKFNNRQGIAFDSEGTIHVVYSGQIGTNSATREIYYVTDSANTLVTKHVTANLVDDNYPTITLDKYDNVHVGYLGRDAGTLFQVQYSRLDGDTFTTPVFITSAGLNKATPMCAIGPDSVLHFVYHTFPQSGTQHAYYRRYDLRDLSLSPEQLLFEASITGDFDSGIAVDTAGFVHIVTKTGSAFGGPLKYYTNRTGTLVETPTGVAVDVDYPRILVSKDNVVHILYRNSPTEVLQVVNNASGSFGSPVPVSAPGQRPAGYHNFASDDEGRIFVVYQSSVAASGRGWYLVHGKNGAFSDTLQVADLPPGYVTRNTSAIAARGNGEIAVTYSPGAVRNSVVVCDIFMKRGTIQTTIVREEGGQPVSFALHQNYPNPFNPTTTIKFSLPSSGSMLHGTSLRVYDVLGREVTTLVNENLQAGNYEVTFDAAGLASGVYIYRLQAGEFSTSARMILMR, from the coding sequence ATGATTTGTAAGATACAGACATACACATTTCTATTCTTTCTCATTCCCTGTGTCGCGAATGCCTGGCAATTGAGTTTCCCGCAGGATACGATTGCCTACAACGACAAGTTCAACAACAGGCAAGGTATTGCATTTGATTCGGAAGGCACTATCCATGTTGTGTATTCCGGACAAATCGGAACGAACTCCGCAACCCGTGAAATCTACTACGTTACCGACAGCGCCAATACTCTTGTTACGAAGCATGTTACAGCGAACCTTGTCGACGATAACTATCCAACGATTACGCTTGACAAGTACGATAACGTACATGTCGGGTATCTCGGGCGGGATGCGGGGACCCTGTTTCAGGTGCAATACAGCCGATTGGATGGAGATACATTCACAACTCCGGTGTTCATCACATCTGCCGGCTTGAACAAAGCCACGCCGATGTGTGCAATCGGACCCGACAGCGTTCTGCATTTCGTGTATCACACTTTTCCCCAGTCGGGGACTCAGCACGCCTATTACCGGCGGTATGATTTGCGCGATCTCTCCCTTTCTCCGGAACAGTTGCTTTTTGAAGCGAGTATTACGGGCGACTTTGATTCCGGAATTGCAGTGGATACCGCAGGCTTCGTGCACATCGTGACAAAAACAGGCTCTGCCTTCGGCGGGCCTTTGAAGTACTATACGAACAGAACCGGTACGTTGGTCGAAACCCCGACCGGCGTTGCAGTCGATGTTGACTATCCCCGGATCCTTGTCAGCAAGGACAACGTTGTTCACATTCTCTACAGAAATTCACCGACAGAAGTTCTGCAGGTTGTCAATAATGCCTCGGGAAGTTTCGGATCGCCCGTTCCGGTCTCGGCTCCCGGCCAGCGTCCTGCCGGATACCACAATTTTGCTTCGGATGATGAAGGGAGGATTTTCGTGGTGTATCAATCGAGTGTAGCAGCATCCGGGCGCGGGTGGTATCTCGTTCATGGGAAGAACGGAGCCTTTTCAGATACGCTTCAGGTGGCCGACTTGCCGCCGGGGTACGTTACACGAAACACTTCGGCAATTGCCGCACGGGGAAACGGTGAGATTGCGGTTACGTATTCTCCCGGTGCAGTCCGGAATTCCGTGGTAGTCTGTGACATTTTCATGAAGCGGGGAACAATTCAAACGACAATTGTCCGGGAAGAAGGCGGGCAACCCGTCTCATTTGCCCTTCATCAGAACTATCCCAACCCGTTTAATCCGACTACAACCATCAAATTCTCACTTCCCTCATCTGGAAGCATGTTGCACGGAACGTCCCTGCGGGTGTACGATGTACTCGGTCGCGAGGTCACGACGCTGGTGAACGAGAATCTGCAGGCAGGAAATTACGAGGTTACGTTCGATGCGGCGGGGTTGGCAAGCGGCGTGTACATCTATCGCTTGCAGGCCGGTGAATTTTCGACTTCCGCAAGAATGATCCTGATGCGCTGA